One genomic segment of Ignavibacteriota bacterium includes these proteins:
- the panC gene encoding pantoate--beta-alanine ligase — MEIFYYPVEWTEIVRSHKLKNKNIGFVPTMGALHEGHISLIKKSKLENKVTVVSIYVNQTQFNDQNDLKNYPANFDADIEILEQNKVDYLFLPNYETIYPDDYKFKITENDLSLDLCGATRKGHFNGVLTVVSKLFNIIKPTNAYFGEKDYQQFLLIRNMVKALFMDVNIISCPTFRDKDGLALSSRNILLTQENRIIASEFPKILMSHKTIEEKKSELIKSGFKIDYIEEKFDRLFGAVYLGNVRLIDNVKI, encoded by the coding sequence ATGGAAATATTTTACTATCCGGTTGAATGGACAGAGATTGTAAGATCGCATAAACTAAAGAATAAAAATATTGGTTTTGTGCCTACAATGGGTGCATTGCATGAGGGACATATTTCATTAATAAAAAAATCAAAATTAGAAAATAAAGTTACTGTAGTAAGTATTTATGTGAATCAAACACAATTTAATGATCAAAATGATTTAAAAAATTATCCAGCAAATTTTGATGCTGATATTGAAATATTAGAACAGAATAAAGTAGATTATTTATTTCTTCCTAATTATGAAACAATATATCCTGATGATTATAAATTCAAAATTACGGAAAATGATTTAAGTTTAGATTTATGCGGAGCTACAAGAAAAGGTCACTTTAACGGCGTATTAACTGTTGTCTCAAAACTTTTTAATATCATAAAACCAACTAATGCATATTTCGGTGAAAAAGATTATCAACAGTTTTTACTTATTAGAAATATGGTAAAAGCATTATTTATGGATGTAAATATTATTTCTTGTCCAACCTTTAGAGATAAAGATGGTTTGGCATTAAGTTCAAGAAATATATTGTTAACTCAAGAAAACAGAATTATTGCTTCAGAATTTCCAAAAATTTTAATGTCGCATAAAACTATTGAAGAAAAGAAATCTGAGCTTATTAAATCCGGTTTTAAAATTGATTACATAGAAGAAAAATTTGATAGACTTTTTGGCGCTGTTTATTTAGGAAATGTGAGGTTAATTGATAATGTCAAAATATAA
- the panB gene encoding 3-methyl-2-oxobutanoate hydroxymethyltransferase, which translates to MNSIIDFQLNKNNQIPISIVTCYDFWSAKIIDNSEIDAVLVGDSSAMVMHGFNSTINASVEMIETHVKSVRKGTDKFLIADLPFLLHQKGNHVFMESVDKLMKAGAQALKIEGVFGTIEYIKILTDSGIPVFGHLGLTPQSINKFGGYKVQGKSIKEFELILTQAVELENAGCSGIVLELLYSELAKEITNKLEIPTIGIGAGPHTSGQVLVLQDLLGLNNEFNPKFLKKFLNGYELFQSALNEFNKEVKMKIYPSQKESF; encoded by the coding sequence ATGAATAGCATAATTGATTTTCAATTAAATAAAAATAATCAGATACCAATTTCAATTGTAACTTGTTATGATTTCTGGAGTGCAAAAATAATTGATAATTCCGAAATTGACGCTGTTTTAGTCGGTGATAGTTCTGCAATGGTAATGCATGGATTCAACTCAACAATAAATGCTTCAGTTGAAATGATTGAAACGCATGTAAAATCAGTAAGAAAAGGAACTGATAAATTTTTAATTGCCGATTTGCCTTTTTTACTTCATCAAAAAGGTAACCACGTTTTTATGGAATCAGTTGATAAGTTGATGAAAGCCGGCGCACAAGCACTTAAAATTGAAGGCGTTTTCGGTACCATTGAATATATAAAAATATTAACTGATTCCGGAATTCCAGTATTTGGTCATCTTGGACTTACTCCGCAATCAATAAATAAATTTGGAGGATATAAAGTTCAAGGAAAATCTATAAAAGAATTTGAACTAATTTTAACTCAAGCAGTTGAATTAGAAAATGCTGGATGTTCAGGAATTGTATTAGAATTATTATATTCGGAATTAGCAAAAGAAATTACAAATAAATTAGAAATTCCTACAATTGGTATTGGCGCTGGTCCGCATACATCCGGACAAGTACTGGTTCTGCAAGATTTGTTAGGCCTTAACAATGAATTCAATCCAAAATTTTTAAAGAAATTTTTAAATGGATATGAATTATTTCAATCTGCATTAAATGAATTTAATAAAGAAGTTAAAATGAAAATTTATCCATCACAAAAAGAAAGCTTTTAA
- the nadB gene encoding L-aspartate oxidase: MEKQIVKSDFLIIGSGLAGLTSAIYASEYGSVNLVSKSKFNISSTYWAQGGIAAAIDKSDSPEIHYQDTIIAGGELCNKKMVEILVNDGIERVNDLIKWGMEFDKVKNQLHLGLEGGHSNRRILHAGGDATGSKVVDFLSKLVQSKKNINIFQNTQVLELLSENEVCYGANSYSWESKEQYLFYAPITILATGGGSGIFSRTTNPYTSTGDGISLAYNIGAEISDMEFLQFHPTAFYSENDQTFLITEAIRGEGAYLVNGEGRRFMKHIHPKGELAPRDIVSKAIFYELRNSKIKSVFLDLTHLDANKIKERFNSIYEKAIEYNIDITKNLIPVSPAAHYMIGGIKTDSEGRTNIKGLFACGEVSATGVHGANRLASNSLLECLVFAKRCVEISSDEITNISDSVFNKSLENINYKINNSIVNNFLSFKNKIATLLNNNVGIVRNNELLNSALEELDNYKNFADQKEFEYYSFRIKSIIDISEMIIKAALQREESRGTHQRSEFTKSHEKFLGHFIFRKDSPIRFDKE; this comes from the coding sequence ATGGAAAAACAAATAGTCAAATCAGATTTTCTTATTATTGGAAGCGGCTTAGCTGGATTAACTTCTGCAATTTACGCATCTGAATATGGTTCTGTAAATTTAGTTTCAAAAAGTAAATTTAATATTAGCAGCACATATTGGGCACAAGGGGGAATTGCTGCTGCAATTGATAAATCAGATTCACCAGAAATACATTATCAAGATACAATTATTGCCGGTGGTGAATTATGCAATAAAAAAATGGTTGAAATTTTAGTAAACGATGGAATAGAAAGAGTTAATGACTTAATAAAATGGGGAATGGAGTTTGATAAAGTTAAAAATCAATTACATCTTGGTTTAGAAGGCGGACACAGCAATAGACGAATTCTTCATGCTGGCGGCGATGCGACTGGAAGTAAAGTAGTTGATTTTTTATCGAAATTGGTGCAATCAAAAAAAAATATTAATATATTTCAAAATACTCAAGTGCTTGAATTACTAAGTGAAAATGAAGTTTGTTATGGTGCAAATTCATATTCATGGGAATCTAAAGAACAATATTTATTTTATGCTCCAATTACAATCCTCGCAACTGGTGGCGGCTCTGGAATATTTTCTCGTACAACAAATCCCTACACATCAACCGGTGATGGAATTAGCTTAGCATATAATATTGGTGCTGAAATAAGCGACATGGAATTTTTACAATTTCACCCAACTGCATTTTACTCGGAGAACGATCAAACCTTTCTGATTACTGAAGCAATAAGAGGTGAAGGTGCATATTTAGTAAATGGGGAAGGAAGAAGATTTATGAAGCATATTCATCCCAAAGGAGAATTAGCGCCAAGAGATATTGTTTCAAAGGCAATATTCTATGAGTTACGAAATTCAAAAATAAAATCTGTATTTCTCGATCTTACACATTTGGATGCAAACAAAATTAAAGAAAGATTTAATTCCATTTATGAGAAAGCTATTGAATATAACATCGATATTACAAAGAATTTAATACCGGTTTCACCAGCAGCTCACTATATGATTGGAGGAATTAAAACTGATTCCGAAGGAAGAACAAATATTAAAGGATTATTTGCATGCGGCGAAGTATCAGCAACCGGTGTTCATGGAGCAAATCGTTTAGCAAGCAATTCACTTTTGGAATGCTTAGTTTTTGCGAAAAGATGTGTCGAAATTAGCAGCGATGAAATTACAAATATTTCAGATAGTGTTTTTAACAAATCACTTGAAAATATTAATTACAAAATTAATAATTCAATAGTGAATAATTTTTTAAGTTTTAAGAATAAAATTGCTACATTATTAAACAACAATGTTGGAATTGTAAGAAACAACGAACTATTGAATTCTGCACTTGAGGAATTAGACAACTACAAAAATTTTGCTGATCAGAAAGAATTTGAATATTATTCATTTAGAATAAAAAGTATTATTGATATTAGTGAAATGATAATTAAAGCTGCACTGCAAAGAGAAGAAAGCCGCGGAACGCATCAAAGAAGTGAATTTACAAAATCACATGAAAAATTTCTCGGACATTTTATTTTCAGAAAAGATTCTCCAATTAGATTTGACAAAGAATAA
- the nadC gene encoding carboxylating nicotinate-nucleotide diphosphorylase: MSNEKEYLQNLEALINLAISEDIKTGDITTEAIIPISDNAEGFLKSKNDGIVCGLQVAELVFKKFDINLNWKSNFNDGEKIINGSILANFSGKYNSLLSAERIALNFIQRMSAISTKTFQFVNELKGTKTKLLDTRKTIPGYRLLDKYAVKIGGGTNHRFGLYDLVMIKDNHIEVAGSITNAVNQVRNTYQNKFKIEVETKNLNEVQEALNLNVDIIMLDNMSIDEMKTSIKLINGKALTEASGNVTLEKLKSIAETGVDFISVGELTHSVKAFDIGMYIK; encoded by the coding sequence ATGAGTAATGAAAAAGAATATTTACAAAACTTAGAAGCATTAATAAATTTAGCAATATCAGAAGATATAAAAACGGGTGATATTACTACAGAAGCTATTATTCCAATATCAGACAATGCAGAAGGATTTTTGAAATCTAAAAATGATGGAATTGTGTGTGGATTACAAGTTGCAGAATTAGTATTTAAAAAATTTGATATTAATCTAAATTGGAAAAGTAATTTTAATGATGGAGAAAAAATTATTAATGGTTCAATTCTTGCAAATTTTTCTGGGAAATATAACTCGTTACTTTCTGCGGAAAGAATTGCATTAAACTTTATCCAAAGAATGTCTGCAATTTCTACAAAAACATTTCAATTTGTAAATGAATTAAAAGGTACAAAAACTAAATTACTTGATACAAGAAAAACAATTCCGGGTTATAGATTGTTGGACAAGTATGCCGTTAAAATTGGCGGAGGAACCAATCACAGATTTGGTTTGTATGATCTTGTAATGATAAAAGATAATCATATTGAAGTTGCCGGCAGTATTACAAATGCGGTTAATCAAGTTAGAAATACTTACCAGAATAAATTTAAAATAGAAGTTGAAACTAAAAATTTAAATGAAGTTCAAGAAGCTTTAAATTTAAATGTTGATATAATTATGCTTGATAATATGTCAATTGATGAAATGAAAACGTCAATCAAATTAATAAATGGAAAAGCATTAACAGAAGCTTCCGGTAATGTAACATTGGAAAAATTAAAATCAATTGCAGAAACCGGAGTCGATTTTATTTCGGTAGGAGAATTAACACATTCAGTTAAAGCATTTGATATTGGTATGTATATTAAATAA
- the nadA gene encoding quinolinate synthase NadA, with translation MDNSELINEINRLRKEKNTVILAHNYQIGEIQDIADFVGDSLGLSQMAAKSEADMIVFCGVHFMAETASILAPEKKVIIPDLNAGCSLADTINVEQLRNWKKENPDAVVVSYVNTTAEVKAETDYCCTSSNAVKIVNSIPEEKQILFLPDQYLGNYVKYITTRNIKIWKGACHVHEKIGELDFDIAENKFPNAEFLIHPECGCSTSCMFKASQNPDLKLNIYSTEGMLRRVNESDSDEFVIATEIGILHRMKKNNPEKIFHPASDASICEYMKMNTIENLYQSLLFEKYEVKVDKEIADKARLSIQRMIEIF, from the coding sequence ATGGATAATTCAGAATTAATTAATGAAATAAATAGATTACGAAAAGAAAAAAATACAGTAATACTTGCGCATAATTATCAAATAGGCGAAATTCAAGATATAGCTGATTTTGTTGGAGATTCTCTTGGATTAAGTCAGATGGCTGCTAAATCAGAAGCTGATATGATTGTCTTTTGCGGTGTTCATTTTATGGCTGAAACAGCTTCGATTCTTGCACCAGAAAAAAAAGTTATTATTCCCGATTTAAATGCCGGATGTTCACTTGCTGATACTATAAATGTTGAGCAATTAAGAAATTGGAAAAAAGAAAATCCGGATGCAGTTGTTGTTTCTTATGTAAATACAACTGCTGAAGTAAAAGCTGAAACTGATTACTGTTGTACTTCATCAAATGCAGTAAAAATTGTTAATTCCATACCGGAAGAAAAACAAATACTTTTTCTGCCCGATCAGTATTTAGGAAATTATGTTAAATACATAACAACTAGAAATATTAAGATATGGAAGGGAGCTTGTCATGTTCATGAAAAAATTGGTGAATTAGATTTTGACATAGCTGAAAATAAATTTCCAAATGCGGAGTTCCTTATTCATCCGGAATGCGGTTGTTCAACATCATGTATGTTTAAAGCTTCACAAAATCCCGATTTAAAACTAAATATTTATTCTACTGAAGGAATGTTAAGAAGAGTTAATGAATCGGATTCAGATGAATTTGTTATAGCTACGGAAATTGGAATTTTACATAGAATGAAAAAAAACAATCCGGAGAAAATATTTCATCCGGCAAGCGACGCTTCTATTTGTGAATATATGAAAATGAACACAATAGAAAATTTGTATCAATCATTATTATTTGAAAAATATGAAGTAAAAGTTGATAAAGAAATTGCTGATAAAGCAAGGCTATCTATTCAAAGAATGATTGAAATATTTTAG
- a CDS encoding toprim domain-containing protein, translating to MKLQGYFGDNFRLAFPYRSSEGFITGFMKRATAPKGITVTTFDGKPHDCVRWDSTPGLAKDDLFGLDKVDKSEQTLIVVEGYLDAIYLQTLGMNNITAVGQGMFGKKHLEGSRTRKIKNVVIAFDNDKVGPKNTLEAVELILKNSNIIPYVIDPVNYGNVKDPNEYFKAYGFWTIKKTVPSGMKTGI from the coding sequence TTGAAACTTCAAGGATACTTCGGTGATAATTTTCGATTAGCTTTTCCATACCGTAGCTCGGAAGGATTTATAACCGGATTTATGAAAAGAGCTACCGCTCCTAAGGGAATAACTGTTACTACTTTTGATGGTAAACCTCATGATTGTGTGAGATGGGACAGCACACCGGGACTTGCCAAAGATGATTTATTCGGGTTGGATAAAGTTGACAAGTCAGAACAAACTTTAATTGTTGTGGAAGGATATCTCGATGCGATATACCTTCAAACTTTGGGAATGAATAATATTACTGCAGTAGGACAAGGAATGTTTGGCAAGAAACATTTAGAAGGGTCAAGAACAAGAAAGATAAAAAATGTTGTTATTGCATTTGATAATGATAAAGTCGGACCAAAAAATACATTGGAAGCAGTTGAGTTGATACTTAAGAACAGCAATATTATTCCTTATGTTATTGATCCGGTAAATTATGGAAACGTGAAAGATCCCAATGAATATTTTAAGGCTTATGGTTTCTGGACTATTAAAAAGACGGTACCGTCTGGTATGAAAACCGGAATCTGA
- a CDS encoding cold-shock protein, producing the protein MAERKEGTVKWFNNSKGYGFIQQSEGEDLFVHFKSIVGDGYKSLKEGQKVEFTVGEGQKGPQAQDVKIL; encoded by the coding sequence ATGGCAGAGCGTAAAGAAGGAACCGTAAAATGGTTCAACAATTCAAAAGGTTATGGCTTTATTCAACAATCTGAAGGTGAAGATTTATTTGTTCACTTTAAATCTATTGTTGGAGATGGTTATAAATCTTTAAAAGAAGGCCAAAAAGTAGAATTTACTGTTGGTGAAGGTCAAAAAGGTCCTCAAGCTCAGGATGTAAAAATTTTATAA
- a CDS encoding ATP-binding protein codes for MNTKKFIINSEYKNVNSVCFITKTFCEDHFISENSIREIELSLAEALNNIIKHAYKGEENNTIEISLEIISNKFKVILSDFGIERSNLNKPTLEFDPNDIESLPEGGMGLFIIEQLMDETNYLRDGNKNIFTMVKTIK; via the coding sequence ATGAACACGAAAAAATTTATTATTAATAGTGAATACAAGAATGTTAATTCAGTTTGTTTTATTACAAAAACATTCTGCGAAGATCATTTTATTTCTGAAAACAGTATTAGAGAAATTGAATTAAGTCTTGCCGAGGCTTTAAATAATATTATTAAACATGCATATAAAGGCGAAGAAAATAATACAATTGAAATTTCACTGGAAATAATCAGTAATAAGTTTAAAGTAATTTTATCGGATTTCGGAATAGAACGTTCTAACCTTAACAAACCGACTCTTGAATTTGACCCAAACGATATTGAAAGCCTTCCCGAAGGCGGTATGGGCTTATTCATAATTGAGCAGCTTATGGATGAAACAAATTATTTACGCGATGGGAACAAAAATATTTTCACTATGGTTAAAACCATAAAATAA
- a CDS encoding sel1 repeat family protein → MYKKILLLIILFPAVIFCQENVKSEVIKKTGLQYKTPLIKPKYPNYNLAAAFVLTEKAKSGDPFAQHELGIRYILGIGVPIDSTKAAEWIGLAASKNLPAANFNYAIMLSNGIGIEWNPFKAFKNFKVAAESGMEQAQYIYGLLHTDNLIVNKNLDEAYKWLKKAADRGFEEAKLVLEEFKKNGIAIANDSTKYENSQPKPTINENSFTLEDYNLDYFDFKSDTLSEDEEKKYLNEILTSQKSEVKKMLNINPDELQEQLKDTSALGLIDYAAASGSPEALLINAKLYDQGIGIEKNKILAAANYLKAFRLGSFKAAEPLLKISRSNNFYNLLKNEVKNNNPEAMYIWAGLIALGMDYSLTETEAFDLLKKADKQNHINSIIELGLAYYTGTLVNKDSLKAIEYFEKAVKLGSSEAEVRLAFLKINSEKNNTNSEFLKSLKEYANKGSVLAEAALANCYEKGIAVKIDKIQAAKLYRQAARRGNEAAYTSLRKMYDTLRPDGEEFQIFIE, encoded by the coding sequence ATGTATAAAAAAATTCTCCTTTTAATTATTCTTTTCCCCGCAGTAATTTTTTGCCAAGAAAATGTAAAAAGTGAAGTTATTAAAAAAACCGGATTACAATATAAAACTCCCTTAATAAAACCTAAATATCCAAACTATAATTTAGCCGCTGCATTTGTTTTAACAGAAAAAGCAAAAAGCGGTGATCCGTTTGCTCAGCATGAATTAGGAATAAGATATATTCTTGGAATAGGCGTTCCTATTGATTCCACTAAAGCTGCAGAATGGATTGGCTTGGCGGCATCAAAAAATTTACCCGCAGCAAATTTTAATTATGCAATAATGTTAAGTAACGGAATTGGAATTGAATGGAATCCATTTAAAGCATTTAAGAATTTTAAAGTAGCTGCAGAAAGCGGAATGGAGCAAGCCCAATATATTTATGGGTTGCTTCACACAGATAATCTTATAGTAAATAAAAATTTAGATGAAGCTTACAAATGGTTAAAAAAGGCTGCCGATAGAGGTTTTGAGGAAGCTAAACTTGTTTTAGAGGAATTTAAAAAAAATGGAATTGCTATTGCTAATGATTCAACAAAATATGAAAATTCACAACCCAAGCCTACAATAAATGAAAATTCTTTTACACTTGAAGATTATAATTTAGATTATTTTGATTTTAAATCTGATACTCTTTCCGAAGATGAAGAAAAAAAATATTTAAATGAAATTTTAACTTCCCAAAAAAGTGAAGTAAAAAAAATGTTAAATATTAATCCCGATGAATTACAAGAACAATTAAAAGACACATCAGCATTGGGTTTAATAGATTATGCAGCTGCATCGGGAAGTCCCGAAGCATTATTAATAAATGCTAAACTTTATGATCAAGGAATTGGAATTGAAAAAAATAAAATTCTTGCAGCCGCAAATTATTTAAAAGCATTTAGACTTGGCTCATTTAAAGCAGCCGAACCTTTATTGAAAATTTCACGAAGTAACAATTTTTATAATCTTCTTAAAAATGAAGTAAAAAATAATAATCCAGAAGCAATGTATATTTGGGCTGGATTGATTGCATTAGGAATGGATTACTCCCTAACGGAAACCGAAGCTTTTGATTTGCTAAAAAAAGCAGATAAGCAAAATCATATAAATTCAATTATAGAATTGGGTTTAGCTTATTATACCGGAACTTTAGTTAATAAAGATTCGCTTAAAGCAATTGAATATTTTGAAAAAGCCGTAAAGTTAGGAAGTAGTGAAGCAGAAGTTAGATTAGCATTCCTAAAAATTAATTCCGAAAAAAATAATACAAATTCCGAATTTCTAAAATCATTAAAAGAATACGCAAATAAAGGATCTGTTTTAGCAGAAGCTGCGTTAGCTAATTGTTACGAAAAAGGAATTGCAGTAAAAATCGATAAAATTCAAGCTGCAAAATTATATAGACAAGCCGCACGAAGAGGTAATGAAGCTGCCTATACTTCACTTAGAAAAATGTATGATACGTTAAGACCAGATGGTGAAGAATTTCAAATTTTTATAGAGTAA
- a CDS encoding HAMP domain-containing protein: MKQKYKLNISLKFKLTSLFTILLGLFSLFIFIYFPEKFEQERIESLREKANSVAKIAAYGISSGLYFQENNTSVDEIEALIKNEEIRYVVIEKADSLFFDFNYFTAVMNNYTKMEGNGISEKWEIMKIHAPILMGSETVGNIYIGYSLRLVYDKIEELRFSIGIVSLLLFIVGSILVYLIGMYFTKPLTKFVNTVNKIRDGDYTQRAEVVSNDEVGYLANSFNEMVEKIAGTTVEMEIINKELEARVVDRTVELERALRSLQKENDVRKKAEKEIGKSLEEKEVLLKEIHHRVKNNLQIVSSLFFFQSKKITDPVTLEMFREGQNRVKSMALIHERLYQSGDLANINFKEYVKKLTNYLFQSYGVNQNKIKLKTNIANIELNVDMAVPCGLIINELISNSLKHGFDNEASGEIRVDMGHNENNKLILKISDNGKGLPSDLKIEESDSLGLRLVNNLTIQLNGKVEFYNKNGTTVKLVFEDPKYAKAG; the protein is encoded by the coding sequence ATGAAGCAAAAATACAAATTAAATATTTCTCTAAAATTTAAACTCACATCACTTTTTACAATTTTATTGGGACTTTTCTCATTATTTATTTTTATCTATTTCCCGGAAAAATTTGAGCAGGAAAGAATTGAAAGCTTGCGAGAGAAAGCAAATTCTGTTGCAAAAATTGCGGCATATGGAATTTCTTCCGGATTATATTTTCAAGAAAACAATACTTCCGTTGATGAAATTGAAGCTTTAATTAAAAATGAAGAAATTAGATATGTAGTAATTGAAAAAGCAGATTCTCTCTTTTTCGATTTCAATTACTTTACTGCAGTAATGAATAATTATACTAAAATGGAAGGAAATGGAATTTCAGAAAAATGGGAAATTATGAAAATCCATGCTCCAATTTTAATGGGCAGCGAAACGGTTGGTAATATTTATATTGGTTACTCTTTAAGATTGGTTTATGATAAAATTGAAGAACTAAGATTCAGTATTGGAATTGTAAGCTTACTATTATTTATTGTTGGAAGTATTCTTGTTTATTTAATTGGAATGTATTTTACAAAACCTTTAACAAAATTTGTTAATACGGTAAACAAAATTAGAGACGGCGATTATACACAACGAGCCGAAGTTGTTAGCAATGACGAAGTTGGATATTTAGCAAATTCATTTAATGAAATGGTAGAAAAAATTGCCGGTACAACTGTTGAAATGGAAATTATTAATAAAGAATTAGAAGCCCGCGTTGTTGATAGAACCGTTGAACTTGAACGTGCTTTAAGATCACTTCAAAAAGAAAATGATGTGAGAAAAAAAGCCGAAAAAGAAATTGGCAAATCGTTAGAAGAAAAAGAAGTTTTGCTAAAAGAAATACATCATAGAGTAAAAAATAATTTACAAATAGTTTCAAGCTTATTCTTTTTTCAATCTAAAAAAATTACAGATCCGGTTACTTTAGAAATGTTTAGAGAAGGACAAAATAGAGTCAAATCAATGGCTCTAATCCATGAAAGACTTTATCAATCCGGTGATTTAGCAAATATAAACTTCAAAGAATATGTAAAAAAACTTACAAACTATTTATTCCAATCATACGGTGTTAATCAAAATAAAATTAAGTTAAAAACCAACATTGCCAATATTGAATTAAACGTTGATATGGCTGTTCCATGCGGATTAATTATAAATGAATTAATCTCAAATTCGTTAAAGCATGGATTTGATAATGAAGCAAGCGGTGAGATAAGAGTTGATATGGGTCACAATGAAAACAATAAACTAATATTAAAAATAAGCGATAATGGAAAGGGACTGCCAAGTGATTTGAAGATTGAAGAATCGGATTCTTTAGGACTTAGGTTGGTTAACAATTTAACAATTCAACTAAATGGCAAAGTAGAGTTTTATAATAAAAATGGTACAACTGTTAAACTCGTTTTCGAAGATCCTAAATATGCAAAAGCAGGTTAA
- a CDS encoding response regulator, with protein sequence MDKAKILVVEDEIIIAMEIAERLKAMGYEVMRIVSNGQMAIENAIREEPDLILMDIMIQGEIDGIETATKIRSFSDIPVIYLTANADEPTLQRAKVSDAFGYLIKPFEERELNTTIEMALYKHKMEAKLRENEARFRSLVQNSTMGIFRTKIDGSLVLVNPALVKILGYSNSTELLNIKTHSLLKNGIEGWNNLIDKIKFEGAINSNKQIVKKKDGSLITVSINGNLIKGDKNGIFFDGTIEDVSIQEQHQAQLIRAKEKAEESDRLKTEFLAGMSHEIRTPINTILSYISLLQNELNQDEASTYKELFHAIDLGSRRLTRTIDSILNMAQFQSGTFETFRTQIDLVSDILNNLYEEFKHTAKQRGLELKFSNTAERTNILGDKYSLSQLFVNLIDNGLKYTKEGNVEIIVYNDENGNLSVDIQDTGIGISDEFLPTLFEPFTQEESGYRRKFDGNGLGLALVKKYCELNDAFIKVSSKKGIGTKFSIKFSSTNSNNIYKGSKELKNENI encoded by the coding sequence ATGGATAAAGCAAAAATACTTGTCGTTGAAGATGAAATAATTATTGCCATGGAAATTGCCGAGCGCTTAAAGGCAATGGGTTATGAAGTTATGCGAATTGTTTCAAACGGACAAATGGCAATCGAAAATGCAATAAGGGAAGAACCCGATTTAATCCTTATGGATATTATGATTCAAGGTGAAATTGATGGAATTGAAACTGCCACAAAAATCAGATCATTTTCTGACATTCCGGTAATATACTTAACTGCAAACGCCGATGAACCAACACTACAAAGAGCAAAAGTTTCTGATGCGTTTGGATATCTTATAAAACCATTCGAAGAAAGAGAATTAAACACAACAATTGAAATGGCTTTGTATAAACACAAAATGGAAGCAAAGCTAAGAGAAAATGAAGCAAGATTTAGAAGTCTGGTGCAAAATTCAACAATGGGAATTTTTAGAACAAAAATTGATGGCTCTCTCGTTTTAGTCAATCCGGCATTAGTAAAAATTCTTGGTTACTCAAATTCAACTGAATTATTAAATATTAAAACTCATTCATTATTAAAAAATGGAATTGAAGGCTGGAATAATTTAATTGATAAAATAAAATTTGAAGGTGCAATAAACAGCAATAAACAAATTGTAAAAAAGAAAGACGGATCATTAATTACTGTAAGTATAAACGGTAATTTAATTAAAGGTGATAAGAACGGAATATTTTTTGACGGAACAATTGAAGATGTTTCAATTCAAGAACAACATCAAGCTCAATTAATTAGAGCTAAAGAAAAAGCTGAAGAATCTGATAGATTAAAAACAGAATTTTTAGCTGGAATGTCTCACGAAATTAGAACTCCCATAAATACAATCCTAAGTTATATTTCTTTGCTTCAAAACGAACTAAATCAAGATGAGGCATCAACTTATAAAGAATTATTTCATGCAATTGATTTAGGAAGCAGACGTTTAACAAGAACTATTGATTCAATTTTAAATATGGCACAGTTTCAATCTGGCACTTTTGAAACTTTCCGCACGCAAATTGATTTGGTTTCTGATATTCTAAATAACCTTTATGAAGAATTTAAACATACAGCGAAACAAAGAGGTTTGGAATTAAAGTTTTCCAACACTGCGGAAAGAACAAATATTTTAGGTGATAAATATTCACTTTCTCAACTATTTGTAAATCTAATTGATAATGGATTGAAATATACAAAAGAAGGTAACGTAGAAATTATTGTTTATAATGATGAAAATGGAAATTTAAGTGTTGATATACAAGATACGGGAATTGGAATTTCAGACGAATTTCTTCCAACTCTTTTTGAACCATTTACGCAAGAGGAAAGCGGCTATAGAAGAAAGTTTGACGGAAATGGCTTGGGCTTAGCATTAGTAAAAAAATATTGCGAATTAAATGACGCTTTTATAAAAGTTAGCAGCAAAAAGGGAATAGGCACAAAATTCAGTATAAAATTTTCTAGTACAAATAGTAATAATATTTATAAAGGCAGTAAGGAATTGAAAAATGAAAATATTTAG